The Sulfurospirillum halorespirans DSM 13726 genome has a window encoding:
- a CDS encoding transporter substrate-binding domain-containing protein yields MKKLLAALLVMLGINAMADDINLWQKSTLNSIVQKGVLTVGLEPGYMPFEMKDKQGNIIGFDVDMANEMAKAMGVKLQLVPTAWDGIIAGLLTGKYDIIMSGMTITQERNLKINFADPYISVGQTILASKKHAGKKWSDLDKPEYTIVTKIGVTGEIATRKMFKKAKIRTFETEADAAQEVLNGNADGMVYDKPYNAIFFAEKGADKLAHLSDELTYEPLGFAIRKGDPDFLNWLNNFLNQAKNDGTYKKIYDRWFADTAWQKKVM; encoded by the coding sequence ATGAAAAAACTTTTAGCTGCATTACTTGTAATGCTAGGCATTAACGCTATGGCTGATGACATCAACCTATGGCAAAAATCAACCCTCAACAGCATCGTGCAAAAAGGGGTTTTAACAGTAGGCTTGGAGCCTGGTTATATGCCATTTGAGATGAAAGACAAACAAGGAAACATCATCGGTTTTGATGTTGATATGGCGAATGAAATGGCAAAAGCAATGGGTGTTAAACTTCAATTGGTTCCAACTGCATGGGATGGCATTATTGCAGGACTTTTGACAGGTAAATATGACATCATTATGTCTGGTATGACGATTACTCAAGAGAGAAACCTCAAAATCAACTTTGCTGATCCTTACATCAGTGTAGGTCAAACCATTCTTGCTTCCAAAAAACATGCAGGTAAAAAATGGAGCGATTTGGATAAACCCGAATACACCATCGTCACAAAAATTGGTGTAACCGGAGAAATCGCGACACGTAAAATGTTTAAAAAAGCAAAAATCAGAACCTTTGAAACAGAAGCAGATGCTGCACAAGAAGTACTTAATGGCAATGCTGACGGAATGGTTTATGACAAACCGTACAATGCTATCTTCTTCGCTGAAAAAGGTGCTGATAAATTAGCACACCTTAGTGATGAACTTACCTATGAACCTCTTGGTTTTGCGATTCGTAAAGGTGATCCAGATTTTCTTAATTGGCTCAACAACTTCCTAAATCAAGCTAAAAACGATGGTACATACAAAAAAATCTACGACAGATGGTTTGCAGATACCGCTTGGCAAAAAAAGGTAATGTAA
- a CDS encoding amino acid ABC transporter permease has product MAKTKQNLLHNKAFGHFMAVAFYVAFGYLLFTAASNMNYIWKWTSVPQYFAYEKTQTITAPLDGIIQVRGSALVIQGRDDSKEITIDSGYSLSVKEGDSVYENDTLAKKTSMQMGPLLEGLIVTLEISGLAAILAFSIGALLAFMRISNYQFLKDIATVYIAVIRGTPLLVQIFIFYFIIATIFELERFLAGAVSLGLFFGAYIAEVLRGAIQSIDKGQYEAAKSLGMNYTQTMIYIIMPQALKRALPTLVGEMIALVKDSSLVSVISITDLTKVGREIVANTFSPFETWLIIAAVYFAITFLLSVLGHKIEMKMKKQGGM; this is encoded by the coding sequence GTGGCAAAGACAAAACAAAATCTTTTGCACAATAAAGCATTCGGTCATTTTATGGCCGTTGCTTTTTATGTTGCATTTGGCTACTTGCTCTTTACGGCAGCTTCTAACATGAACTACATTTGGAAGTGGACGAGCGTGCCACAATACTTTGCCTATGAAAAAACGCAGACCATTACAGCACCGCTTGATGGTATCATCCAAGTGCGAGGATCTGCACTGGTTATTCAAGGACGTGATGATAGCAAAGAGATTACCATTGACTCAGGATACTCTTTGAGTGTCAAAGAGGGTGATAGTGTTTATGAAAATGACACTCTTGCTAAAAAAACATCCATGCAAATGGGACCTTTGCTGGAGGGCTTAATTGTAACACTTGAGATTTCAGGTCTTGCTGCGATTTTAGCCTTTTCAATAGGCGCACTGCTTGCCTTTATGCGTATCTCGAATTACCAATTTTTAAAAGATATTGCAACCGTTTACATTGCAGTCATCAGAGGAACGCCTCTTCTGGTTCAAATTTTTATTTTCTATTTTATTATTGCTACGATCTTTGAACTTGAACGCTTTCTAGCAGGTGCCGTATCACTCGGACTCTTCTTTGGAGCCTATATCGCTGAAGTTTTACGAGGTGCGATTCAATCCATCGATAAAGGGCAATACGAAGCTGCAAAATCTTTGGGTATGAACTACACACAAACGATGATTTATATTATTATGCCTCAAGCACTCAAACGAGCACTTCCAACTTTAGTAGGAGAGATGATCGCGCTTGTTAAGGACTCTTCACTCGTCTCTGTTATCTCTATCACCGATCTAACCAAAGTAGGTCGCGAGATCGTTGCAAATACCTTTTCACCCTTTGAAACATGGCTTATTATTGCAGCAGTCTATTTTGCAATTACATTTTTACTCTCAGTACTCGGACATAAAATCGAAATGAAAATGAAAAAACAAGGTGGTATGTAA
- a CDS encoding sensor histidine kinase, with amino-acid sequence MGIALRSSDRIFFIRSIIAFSFAICLLVSFGIALWGYAGEAKSWVVFSIFMASLIGGYLIVSYTLSSLFKTNRFLDILLKDTLHELNIPLSVINANLQMLQADEQDEKKLKRLGRIDLASKDLYALYKEVDYYIKKEIQEDVREKFYLDELIVSVVEKQKEMAEGVAIIHTVLHVEIFADKHGFAKVISNLVHNALKYNKDHNAIRIFQEKENLIIKDQGLGMSEAELFLAFDRYYQADTTKEGYGIGLSLVKAYCDEFKITMRINSQKNVGTEVVLDISHLLNKK; translated from the coding sequence TTGGGTATCGCTTTGAGAAGTAGTGATCGAATCTTTTTTATTCGTTCTATCATCGCGTTTAGCTTTGCCATTTGTCTCCTTGTTTCCTTTGGCATCGCTTTATGGGGATACGCAGGCGAGGCTAAAAGCTGGGTGGTGTTCTCAATCTTCATGGCATCGCTTATTGGAGGCTATTTGATTGTCTCTTACACGCTCTCATCGTTGTTTAAAACCAACCGTTTTTTAGATATTTTGCTCAAAGACACACTTCATGAACTCAATATTCCTCTTTCTGTCATCAATGCCAATCTTCAGATGCTTCAAGCCGATGAGCAAGATGAAAAGAAGCTCAAACGTTTAGGGCGCATTGACTTGGCGAGCAAAGATCTGTATGCCCTTTACAAAGAGGTGGATTATTACATCAAAAAAGAGATTCAAGAAGACGTTCGCGAGAAGTTTTACCTTGATGAGCTCATTGTAAGCGTTGTTGAAAAACAAAAAGAGATGGCAGAAGGTGTTGCCATCATTCATACCGTTTTACATGTAGAGATTTTTGCCGATAAACACGGCTTTGCCAAAGTCATTTCAAATCTGGTACATAATGCGTTGAAATACAATAAAGATCATAATGCGATTCGTATTTTCCAAGAAAAAGAGAACCTTATCATTAAAGATCAAGGGTTAGGTATGAGTGAAGCGGAGCTCTTTTTGGCATTTGATCGCTACTATCAAGCTGATACAACCAAAGAGGGATATGGCATAGGATTGAGTCTTGTTAAAGCCTATTGCGATGAGTTTAAGATTACCATGCGGATCAATTCGCAAAAAAATGTGGGTACAGAAGTCGTCTTGGATATTTCACATCTTCTGAATAAAAAATGA
- a CDS encoding PilZ domain-containing protein has protein sequence MEKEVISSSDKEKFLAASALFLKEFELSFTEYFTCLCVNYDKAVSKDEAKEIALTIYQGLFKCDYDIEELREDLFVRMRHDGVMIGFLINRTLFYLIESYLSFVRKQEIASQVELLIGCVSHFINVIESEVTPKVCNATAAFDVSFSSDVMFTPTNNIIEAFHTMRDDNQSVTFLNLYKGVPISSEASIVEIEGEQVTFRIDKLQEIAMKLDGQAFIVKNNYFNKHLKADIIYSDFQNNTVVLKNFIYLLNMPALQREFIRVHPDIIANVYLHQFGNMQTIGRLYDLSMNGLGVVSSENNGIFVGAKVLVAFELNSVSTSVNGDKKIEVQGEVINVIEYKDSYRYCMRIVPNREMSEKILHYITKREHEILEDLNNELNEYRV, from the coding sequence ATGGAAAAAGAAGTTATCTCCTCCAGCGACAAAGAGAAATTTTTAGCTGCTTCTGCGCTTTTTTTGAAAGAGTTTGAGCTCTCTTTTACAGAATATTTTACCTGCTTGTGCGTGAATTACGATAAGGCTGTGAGTAAGGATGAGGCAAAAGAGATCGCCTTAACGATTTATCAAGGGCTTTTTAAGTGCGACTACGACATTGAAGAACTCAGAGAAGATCTTTTTGTCCGTATGAGACACGATGGTGTTATGATTGGTTTTTTGATCAATCGTACTCTCTTTTATTTGATTGAAAGCTATCTCTCGTTTGTGCGTAAACAAGAGATTGCTTCACAAGTGGAACTTTTGATCGGTTGTGTGAGTCATTTTATCAATGTTATTGAAAGTGAAGTGACACCTAAAGTGTGCAACGCCACAGCTGCTTTTGATGTCAGTTTTAGCAGTGATGTGATGTTTACCCCCACCAACAATATTATTGAAGCCTTTCATACGATGAGGGATGATAATCAAAGCGTTACCTTTCTTAACCTCTATAAAGGTGTTCCGATCAGCTCTGAAGCGAGTATTGTCGAGATTGAGGGTGAGCAAGTAACCTTTCGCATCGATAAACTGCAAGAAATTGCGATGAAACTGGATGGACAAGCGTTCATTGTCAAAAATAACTATTTTAATAAACACCTCAAAGCCGATATTATTTACAGTGATTTTCAGAACAATACGGTGGTGTTAAAAAACTTTATCTACCTTTTAAATATGCCTGCACTGCAACGTGAGTTTATTCGCGTTCATCCGGATATTATCGCCAATGTTTACCTGCATCAGTTTGGCAATATGCAAACGATAGGGCGTTTGTATGACCTCTCGATGAACGGTTTGGGTGTTGTGAGCAGTGAGAATAATGGTATTTTTGTAGGTGCAAAAGTCTTAGTTGCGTTTGAGCTCAACAGCGTTTCCACTTCTGTGAATGGTGATAAAAAGATCGAGGTTCAAGGGGAAGTCATTAATGTGATTGAGTATAAAGACTCTTACCGTTACTGTATGCGGATTGTTCCCAATCGTGAGATGAGTGAAAAGATACTGCATTATATTACCAAACGAGAGCATGAAATTTTAGAAGATCTCAATAACGAATTAAACGAATACAGGGTGTGA